The sequence CCCATTTCCGAAACCAGATTGGCCCAGGCTGCCAGATCTTGCGACTTGGCCACACGGAACAGCGCTTCTGCATAAGGGCGAGCAATCGTTGCAAGTTCTGCCATGATTACAGCTCTGTTTTCAGTTGGTTCAGCAAATCGGCATGAGCAGCAGAGTTGACTTCACGCTTGAGGATCTGTTCGGCGCCTTTGACCGCGAGGGTCGCAACGTCGCCACGCAGAGCTTCGCGCGCTTTAGTCATTTGCTGTTCCGCTTCAGCCTTGGCGTTAGCGATGATGCGGGCAGCTTCTTCGGCAGCCGTTTTCTTGGCTTCGTCGACGATCTGCTGGCCGCGCTTTTCAGCTTCGCCAATACGCTTTTGACCTTCGTCGCGTGCGGTTGCCAGTTCTGCCGAAGCGCGCTTTTCAGCGGCCGCCAGATCTGCCTTGCCGCGATCAGCGGCTGCCAGGCCGTCCGCAATCTTCTTGGCGCGCTCATCGAGCGCTTTTATCAACGGCGGCCAGATGAATTTCATCGTGAACAACGCGAGGATAAAGAAGACTACGAACTGCGCAAACAATGTTGCATTTAGGTTCATAGTGGTTCCTTCTAAGAATAACGTAGGCTGAAGCGACTTCAGCCGATGCGGTTACGCTAGATTAAATTAGTGAGGAACGAACGGATTTGCGAATGCGAACAACATGGCGATACCAACACCGATCAGGAACGCAGCGTCGATCAGACCGGCCAGCAGGAACATCTTGGTTTGCAGGGTGTTCATCAGTTCTGGTTGACGTGCCGATGCTTCCAGGTACTTACCGCCCATGATCGCGATACCGATACAAGCACCGATAGCGCCCAAACCGATGATCAAACCACAAGCCAAAGCAACAAAAGACAGATCAGTCATGACAATTCCTTCAAAGTTAAGTGAATACAAAAATTAATACAAAAAATTAATACGAAAAACAGATACAAAA comes from Collimonas pratensis and encodes:
- a CDS encoding F0F1 ATP synthase subunit B yields the protein MNLNATLFAQFVVFFILALFTMKFIWPPLIKALDERAKKIADGLAAADRGKADLAAAEKRASAELATARDEGQKRIGEAEKRGQQIVDEAKKTAAEEAARIIANAKAEAEQQMTKAREALRGDVATLAVKGAEQILKREVNSAAHADLLNQLKTEL
- the atpE gene encoding F0F1 ATP synthase subunit C; this translates as MTDLSFVALACGLIIGLGAIGACIGIAIMGGKYLEASARQPELMNTLQTKMFLLAGLIDAAFLIGVGIAMLFAFANPFVPH